Proteins found in one Helicobacter kayseriensis genomic segment:
- a CDS encoding TOBE domain-containing protein gives MNKIKCEIFKQDSQDGMSFIQLDCGSERLGVMSLDEGWKVGEIVWANFKESDVMIALDSRISARNKFYSPILSIVHNSILARVVFGFQSYQISSLISYEATKELGLKEGMECFWFVKSNEILLLRG, from the coding sequence ATGAATAAAATCAAGTGTGAGATTTTCAAGCAAGATTCTCAAGATGGGATGAGCTTTATTCAGCTTGATTGCGGATCGGAGCGTTTGGGAGTGATGAGTTTGGATGAGGGGTGGAAAGTAGGAGAGATAGTGTGGGCGAATTTTAAAGAAAGTGATGTGATGATTGCTCTTGATTCTCGCATTAGTGCTCGCAATAAATTTTATTCTCCTATCCTTTCAATTGTGCATAATTCTATTTTGGCGCGTGTTGTCTTTGGTTTTCAGTCTTATCAAATTTCTTCTTTGATTTCTTATGAGGCGACCAAAGAACTTGGATTGAAAGAGGGGATGGAATGTTTTTGGTTTGTCAAATCCAATGAGATTTTGCTTTTGAGGGGGTAG
- the modA gene encoding molybdate ABC transporter substrate-binding protein: protein MKIWLGLFLALSCVFSGELKIVAAANLKGVMETIKTEFLKDFPNEEIEITYLSSGKAYAQIKNGLEVDLFFSADLQKAQKLFKEGLGLLEPRIYALGKLVVCSAKDINLSTDSVFLSPNVKHISIANPKLAPYGEAGEAFLKQKKLYDKVKDKLVIGDSIGQAFLHVKSGSAEIGLNALSLVIFDSTMSYRILDEKAYPPIQQAMIILKRTKNEALARSFARFVMSDEGQKIFESFGYGRNE from the coding sequence ATGAAGATTTGGTTGGGATTATTTTTGGCATTGTCTTGTGTGTTTTCTGGGGAATTAAAGATTGTGGCTGCTGCAAATTTAAAGGGAGTGATGGAGACGATAAAAACTGAGTTTTTAAAAGATTTTCCAAATGAAGAGATTGAGATCACTTATCTCTCATCAGGAAAGGCTTATGCTCAAATTAAAAATGGATTAGAAGTAGATCTTTTCTTTTCTGCAGATTTGCAAAAAGCTCAAAAACTCTTCAAAGAGGGGTTGGGGCTACTTGAACCAAGAATCTATGCGCTTGGAAAGCTTGTCGTTTGCAGTGCAAAAGACATCAATCTCTCTACAGATTCTGTTTTTTTATCTCCAAATGTGAAGCATATCTCTATTGCCAATCCCAAGTTAGCTCCCTATGGAGAGGCTGGCGAAGCATTTTTGAAACAAAAAAAACTTTATGACAAAGTCAAAGATAAACTTGTAATAGGTGATTCTATAGGACAAGCTTTTTTGCATGTCAAAAGTGGATCAGCAGAGATTGGTTTAAATGCTCTATCTTTAGTGATTTTTGATTCGACGATGAGTTATAGGATTTTGGATGAAAAAGCATATCCACCTATTCAGCAAGCAATGATTATTTTGAAACGCACAAAAAATGAAGCTTTGGCGCGATCTTTTGCTCGGTTTGTGATGAGTGATGAGGGTCAGAAGATTTTTGAATCTTTTGGATATGGTCGCAATGAATAA
- a CDS encoding motility associated factor glycosyltransferase family protein, which produces MNNFFESNLASLAVKNPNLAFKLQNITPNQKYEVFIGEDIANYNIVDKNENVAIFSTQPLQETMKRFDTLKESLYHPYLYCYGMGNGVLHKLLLDQEIRKRIVVIEPELEILFIALHFIDFSQEILSGKLVLREDLDDQGIASLFEEDKHSKFYVKTYMLEIFNPYYERYREKFLRINQSFIRAIEHLVVAVGNDAKDAIIGIKHHIANLPQTIQTPTLVDLVLNLKNRDTAIIVSTGPSLHKQLPLLKQIAPYATLFCIDASFPILYQNGIKPDIVLSLERVEATAKFYEETPKEAFEGVIFAITSIVHPRLRRAIEENGGLIQYSYRPFGYTTYFGIHEYGYLGIGMSAANMAYELIVHARFKRCVIIGQDLAFGDDGSSHSKGAVYGSDEIQKGSKRAGQSVYLTRYGGEGEVESTQVWKMFLNFYERDIANTPYPLEVINSTEGGARIKGTLELPFSEVLQRIPREEKQPIALDFPTEEVRQNNLKIIEEKCRLWLKEGKKKQKRIEKVFLKVAHFCEELETLNEEKRLEMIDYQKLDSLSKEIEKIKLFFKEPLFGSLFVDALQSYIFHQELDIARVLVKTTDDEMQRRAKQIELIFLHKYWLFSLAGGIANVLEAVKLAQKEWKL; this is translated from the coding sequence ATGAATAATTTTTTTGAATCTAATCTTGCTTCTCTTGCAGTTAAAAATCCAAATCTAGCTTTCAAGCTCCAAAACATCACACCTAACCAAAAATATGAAGTGTTTATTGGTGAAGATATTGCTAATTATAATATTGTTGATAAAAATGAAAATGTCGCAATATTTAGCACTCAGCCTTTGCAAGAAACGATGAAAAGATTTGATACGCTCAAAGAGAGCTTATATCATCCTTATTTATATTGTTATGGGATGGGAAATGGGGTGCTTCATAAGCTACTTTTGGATCAAGAGATTCGTAAGCGGATTGTGGTGATTGAGCCAGAGCTTGAAATTTTGTTCATTGCACTGCATTTTATTGATTTCTCTCAAGAAATCTTAAGCGGAAAACTTGTTTTGCGTGAAGATCTTGATGATCAGGGTATTGCTTCTTTATTTGAAGAAGATAAACACTCTAAGTTTTATGTCAAAACCTATATGCTTGAGATTTTCAATCCCTATTATGAGCGATATAGGGAAAAATTTTTGAGAATCAACCAAAGCTTTATTCGAGCAATTGAGCACTTGGTTGTAGCTGTGGGCAATGATGCTAAAGATGCAATTATTGGGATCAAACATCATATTGCCAACCTCCCTCAAACAATCCAAACTCCAACTCTAGTAGATTTGGTTTTAAATCTTAAAAATCGCGATACTGCCATCATTGTCTCAACAGGTCCTAGCTTGCACAAACAACTTCCTCTTTTGAAGCAGATCGCACCTTATGCGACATTATTTTGCATTGATGCATCATTCCCTATTCTTTATCAAAATGGAATTAAGCCCGATATTGTCCTTTCTTTGGAGCGAGTGGAAGCAACAGCAAAGTTTTATGAAGAAACACCAAAAGAGGCGTTTGAGGGAGTGATTTTTGCGATTACTTCGATTGTGCATCCAAGATTGCGAAGGGCAATTGAGGAAAATGGAGGGTTGATTCAATACAGCTATCGTCCATTTGGCTACACCACTTATTTTGGGATTCATGAGTATGGTTATTTGGGGATTGGAATGAGTGCTGCAAATATGGCTTATGAATTGATTGTGCATGCGAGGTTTAAACGATGCGTGATTATTGGCCAAGATCTTGCTTTTGGAGATGATGGAAGCTCTCATTCTAAAGGAGCAGTTTATGGAAGTGATGAGATACAAAAAGGATCCAAGCGTGCTGGACAAAGTGTATATCTGACACGCTATGGGGGGGAGGGAGAGGTTGAGAGTACTCAAGTGTGGAAGATGTTTTTAAATTTCTATGAAAGAGATATTGCAAATACTCCCTATCCTTTGGAGGTGATCAATTCAACAGAGGGGGGAGCAAGGATAAAAGGGACTCTTGAGCTTCCTTTCTCTGAAGTCTTGCAACGCATACCAAGAGAGGAAAAACAACCTATTGCTTTGGATTTTCCCACAGAAGAGGTGAGGCAAAACAATCTAAAGATCATTGAAGAAAAATGTCGCCTTTGGCTCAAAGAAGGGAAGAAAAAACAAAAGAGAATCGAAAAAGTTTTTTTAAAAGTGGCGCATTTCTGCGAAGAACTTGAAACGCTAAATGAAGAAAAAAGACTTGAAATGATTGATTATCAGAAGTTAGATTCTTTGAGTAAAGAGATCGAAAAAATCAAACTCTTCTTTAAAGAGCCCTTGTTTGGATCTTTGTTTGTTGATGCATTACAGTCTTATATTTTTCATCAAGAACTTGATATTGCAAGGGTTTTGGTTAAAACTACAGATGATGAAATGCAAAGGCGCGCTAAGCAAATTGAACTTATTTTCTTGCATAAATATTGGCTTTTTTCTCTTGCTGGAGGGATTGCTAATGTTCTTGAAGCTGTGAAATTGGCCCAAAAAGAATGGAAGCTATAG
- a CDS encoding TSUP family transporter, translated as MEAIGFETFVFLFGIAFCAGAIDVIAGGGGLLTIPALMLAGISPLQALATNKVQSMFSPLYATYFFFKKGMFDFRSLWIALLFSVCGACFGVMNVGVIDQVKLEKMIAIVLGGVALFCLISPQFPKNDTKPKVRWLGLPFFVCFLGFYDGFLGAGAGIFLTLMFVILFGMGAIKAVAHAKLFNLASNFASFCVFALSGWVIWKIGVVMAIGTILGSLVGSRLVYLHAEKIIKPIVILVALGMCVKILYLK; from the coding sequence ATGGAAGCTATAGGATTTGAGACTTTTGTGTTTCTTTTTGGAATCGCTTTTTGTGCGGGAGCGATTGATGTGATTGCAGGAGGAGGAGGGTTATTGACAATCCCTGCATTGATGCTTGCAGGGATCTCTCCTCTTCAGGCTTTGGCAACAAATAAAGTCCAAAGTATGTTTTCTCCTCTTTATGCTACTTACTTCTTTTTTAAAAAAGGAATGTTTGATTTTAGATCTTTGTGGATTGCGCTTTTGTTTTCTGTGTGTGGTGCCTGTTTTGGAGTGATGAATGTTGGAGTGATTGATCAAGTCAAGCTTGAGAAGATGATTGCGATTGTTTTGGGGGGAGTGGCTTTGTTTTGTCTGATTTCTCCTCAATTTCCAAAGAATGATACAAAGCCCAAAGTGAGATGGTTGGGTTTACCCTTTTTTGTGTGTTTTTTGGGATTTTATGATGGATTTTTGGGTGCAGGGGCAGGAATTTTTTTGACTCTTATGTTTGTGATCTTGTTTGGAATGGGGGCTATAAAAGCTGTCGCTCATGCAAAACTTTTTAATCTTGCTTCTAATTTTGCCTCTTTCTGTGTTTTTGCCTTGAGTGGATGGGTGATTTGGAAAATTGGTGTAGTGATGGCTATTGGGACGATTCTTGGATCTTTGGTAGGATCAAGGCTTGTGTATTTGCATGCTGAGAAGATTATTAAGCCCATTGTGATTCTTGTTGCTTTGGGAATGTGCGTGAAGATTTTGTATTTGAAATGA
- a CDS encoding flagellin B: MSFRINTNISALNAHSIGVQNNRAISSSLEKLSSGLRINKAADDASGMAIADSLRSQSESLGQAVKNANDAIGMIQVADKAMDEQIKILDTIKTKAIQAAQDGQTTETRKSLQADITRLLEELDNIANTTSFNGQQMLSGAFTNKEFQIGAFSNTTVKASIGATNSNKIGHVRMETASFDGIGMKASAGAKNLTEVALNFKGVNGTEEYEIEAVKISNSAGTGIGVLSEAINRYSDKLGVRASWNVVATGGTPVQSGTVRGLTINGVEIGTVDVARNDSDGRLINAINAVKDSTGVEAYTDITGRINVKSLDGRAISIQAVSATGSVFGGGNFAGISGATHAIVGRLTLTRTNARDIVVSGTNFSHIGFHSAQGVAEATIALRSLLGSFDANVASASGANANLAQANMNAQGLSAGVTSLEGAMIVMDMAESARIQLDKIRADMGSVQNQLTSTINNISVTQVNVKAAESQIRDVDFAAESATFSKHNILAQSGSFAMAQANAVQQNVLRLLQ, from the coding sequence ATGAGTTTTAGGATAAATACAAATATTTCTGCATTGAATGCTCATAGTATTGGCGTTCAAAACAATCGAGCAATTAGCAGTTCTTTGGAAAAGCTAAGTTCGGGTTTGAGAATCAATAAAGCTGCCGATGATGCTTCAGGTATGGCAATTGCTGATAGTTTGAGATCACAAAGCGAATCTTTGGGGCAGGCAGTTAAGAATGCTAATGATGCGATTGGGATGATCCAAGTGGCTGATAAGGCAATGGATGAGCAAATCAAGATTTTAGATACCATCAAAACAAAAGCGATCCAAGCCGCTCAAGATGGGCAAACAACAGAAACAAGAAAATCACTCCAAGCTGATATTACAAGATTGCTTGAAGAGCTTGATAATATCGCAAACACAACAAGTTTCAATGGTCAGCAGATGCTCTCTGGTGCATTTACAAACAAAGAATTCCAAATTGGAGCTTTCTCTAACACAACTGTTAAGGCAAGTATTGGTGCAACTAATTCCAATAAGATCGGACATGTTCGTATGGAAACCGCATCTTTTGATGGAATTGGAATGAAAGCAAGTGCTGGAGCAAAGAATCTAACTGAAGTTGCTTTGAACTTTAAAGGCGTTAATGGAACAGAAGAATATGAAATTGAGGCCGTTAAGATCTCAAACTCTGCAGGGACAGGAATTGGGGTTTTGAGTGAAGCGATCAATCGCTATTCGGATAAATTGGGCGTTAGAGCAAGTTGGAATGTTGTTGCTACAGGTGGAACTCCTGTTCAATCTGGAACAGTAAGAGGGCTAACAATCAATGGAGTAGAGATTGGGACTGTTGATGTGGCAAGAAATGATTCTGATGGGCGATTGATTAATGCAATCAATGCAGTTAAAGATTCAACAGGAGTTGAAGCATATACAGATATTACAGGAAGAATCAATGTCAAGAGCTTAGATGGAAGGGCTATTTCTATCCAAGCTGTTAGTGCGACAGGATCTGTCTTTGGTGGTGGCAATTTTGCAGGAATTTCGGGAGCCACACACGCAATTGTTGGACGACTTACTCTCACTCGAACCAACGCAAGAGATATCGTCGTGAGCGGAACAAATTTTAGCCATATTGGATTCCATTCTGCTCAAGGGGTCGCAGAAGCAACGATTGCTTTGAGATCTTTGCTTGGAAGTTTTGATGCCAATGTCGCCTCAGCCTCTGGAGCAAACGCAAATCTTGCGCAAGCTAATATGAATGCTCAAGGATTAAGCGCTGGTGTGACAAGCCTTGAGGGTGCGATGATTGTAATGGATATGGCAGAATCAGCAAGAATTCAGCTTGATAAGATTAGAGCAGATATGGGTTCTGTCCAAAACCAACTTACTTCTACAATCAATAATATTTCTGTTACACAGGTGAATGTAAAAGCTGCAGAATCTCAAATTAGAGATGTAGACTTTGCCGCAGAATCTGCGACATTCTCAAAACATAATATTTTGGCTCAAAGTGGAAGTTTTGCAATGGCTCAAGCCAATGCAGTGCAACAAAATGTTTTAAGACTCTTGCAATAG
- the murC gene encoding UDP-N-acetylmuramate--L-alanine ligase: MKIHCIGIGGIGISGLARYLKSQGHSISGSDVAPNKIVKQLQKEGIPICIPHHQSSINHQDLIIHSAIIRSDNIEIQEAQKQNIPILSRKEALKQILRDHRVFSVCGAHGKSTTSAMLSSILPHFGAIIGAESKEFGSNVRQTKNQNLVFEADESDKSFLNSNPYCAIVTNAEPEHMENYHHNLDEFYGAYESFLLQAQKRVINMDDPFLGSLAIDAIRLYPQTDIQNLSFFLKEGEPFTRFNLKNLGEFEVWGLGNHTALNASLAILASLDELPLDQIRNNLKNFRGIKKRFDIISKAQAIIIDDYAHHPTEIRATLQALQTYNSLKSPSPITCIWQPHKYSRFLDNQQAFIECFRGCDRLIILPVWKAGEKHQEIDFASLFAQYNPTFATHITQKSGEIYLHQQDQIFESINEGVIIGFGAGDITEQLREKCD; this comes from the coding sequence ATGAAGATACATTGTATTGGGATTGGGGGAATTGGAATTTCTGGACTTGCACGCTATCTCAAATCTCAAGGACACAGCATTAGCGGATCAGATGTTGCACCCAACAAAATAGTCAAACAACTTCAAAAAGAAGGGATTCCTATTTGTATCCCTCACCACCAATCCTCAATCAATCATCAGGATTTGATCATCCACTCAGCTATCATTCGCTCTGATAACATTGAAATCCAAGAGGCACAAAAACAAAATATTCCCATCCTCTCACGCAAAGAAGCGCTCAAACAAATCCTTAGAGATCATCGCGTTTTTAGTGTTTGTGGAGCACATGGGAAAAGCACAACTAGCGCAATGCTTAGCAGTATATTGCCTCACTTTGGGGCTATTATTGGAGCTGAGAGTAAGGAATTTGGCTCTAATGTAAGACAAACAAAAAATCAAAATCTTGTTTTTGAAGCAGACGAATCAGATAAAAGTTTTTTAAACTCCAACCCCTATTGTGCAATCGTCACCAATGCAGAACCCGAACATATGGAAAACTATCATCACAACCTTGATGAGTTTTATGGAGCATATGAGAGTTTTTTGCTTCAAGCACAAAAGCGTGTTATCAATATGGATGACCCATTCTTAGGCTCTCTTGCAATTGATGCAATTCGCCTATACCCACAAACAGATATCCAAAATCTCTCATTCTTTCTCAAAGAAGGAGAGCCTTTCACACGCTTTAATCTCAAAAATTTGGGAGAATTTGAAGTTTGGGGACTTGGGAATCATACCGCTTTAAATGCCTCTTTGGCAATTTTGGCAAGTTTAGATGAGCTTCCACTGGATCAGATTCGCAATAATCTTAAAAATTTTAGAGGGATCAAAAAACGCTTTGATATCATAAGCAAAGCTCAGGCAATTATTATTGATGATTATGCTCACCACCCCACAGAAATCAGAGCTACCCTTCAAGCCCTGCAAACTTACAATTCACTCAAATCCCCCTCTCCCATCACCTGCATTTGGCAACCACATAAATATTCACGCTTTTTGGATAACCAACAAGCTTTTATCGAATGTTTTAGAGGCTGTGATCGCCTCATCATCTTACCTGTTTGGAAAGCAGGAGAAAAACACCAAGAAATTGATTTTGCATCTCTCTTTGCTCAATACAATCCCACCTTTGCCACACATATCACCCAAAAATCTGGAGAAATCTATCTACACCAACAAGATCAAATTTTTGAAAGTATCAATGAAGGTGTGATTATTGGATTTGGAGCTGGAGACATTACAGAACAATTAAGGGAAAAATGTGACTGA
- the modB gene encoding molybdate ABC transporter permease subunit: protein MLLTFKLALLTTCILLPIGIFLGFFLYCSQKTWKIFIEVLIWLPLVLPPTVLGFYLLMLFSPNGGIGSFLLQNFNLKLVFSFEGVLIASVIFGLPFMVNPIKSGLQSLPDQLKEASFVLGMGRIETLFKVLLPNIKPSLLLACMGSFVHAIGEFGVVMMIGGNIQGQTRLASIALYDEVEALNYSLAHQYALSLFLVCFGILFLILWINKKYLGER, encoded by the coding sequence ATGCTTTTAACTTTTAAGCTTGCTCTTTTGACAACATGCATTTTGCTTCCTATTGGAATCTTTTTGGGGTTTTTTCTTTATTGTTCTCAAAAAACTTGGAAAATTTTCATAGAAGTGCTGATTTGGCTACCCTTAGTTCTTCCTCCCACAGTTTTGGGGTTTTACTTATTGATGCTTTTTTCTCCCAATGGAGGGATTGGAAGTTTTTTGCTTCAAAATTTTAATCTGAAATTAGTCTTTAGCTTTGAGGGGGTATTGATCGCAAGTGTAATTTTTGGCCTACCCTTTATGGTCAATCCGATCAAAAGTGGCTTGCAATCTCTTCCAGATCAGCTTAAAGAAGCAAGTTTTGTGCTTGGAATGGGGAGGATTGAGACGCTCTTTAAGGTCCTTCTTCCAAATATTAAGCCCTCTTTATTGCTTGCTTGTATGGGGAGCTTTGTCCATGCGATTGGAGAATTTGGTGTTGTGATGATGATAGGAGGCAATATTCAAGGGCAGACGCGATTGGCAAGTATCGCACTTTATGATGAAGTAGAGGCACTGAATTATTCTTTGGCGCATCAATATGCTTTGAGTTTGTTTCTTGTTTGTTTTGGGATTTTGTTTTTGATTTTGTGGATCAATAAAAAATATTTGGGGGAGAGATGA
- a CDS encoding endonuclease MutS2, whose product MTDLIQKLDLSEFIASFKDFFARPKEISLQGDENFYITILQELENFSLPPLPSLANLDHPLMLLQKFGTLKLDEIASFAKIIAYFSMIQKSSLIPKDGAFKTWLEKIIIPPALLEISSYFDEEGQIKEGTFAELDGLKYNLSRNKKEISYQFSHLFSLEKLSSYLVDRQIHYLNGNECLLLKSGFNHVIKGMIISRSQNGFFYLCPESIVKLKERESQIQDAIEDLLFQICKTISQSFQKHLSFLKFINASFDTLDHLQARSNFAKSKNLQFLFRSQTQDLILSDYAHPALKNPQLLNIRFQRNLLMITGVNAGGKTMLLKSILSCAFLSKYLIPQKINAQKSKIGYFKHIQAIISDPQNSKNDISTFAGRMLEISKILNSDSMLLAIDEIELGTDSDEASSLYKTILEHLLLKNNKIIITTHHKRLASLMASHPKVELYAALFDEKNQTPTFGFLQGSIGKSYAFETAMRYHIPPSLIQKAKEHYGDDKEKLNILIEKSTLLELELHQKNQQLSKEIQKTQRMQEELQDQIKHNQKEVQQTKQKLQQTYDEALKILKSEAKNLSQIHQNMNKAHQVLKSHNDKTSKAKPQSLSIGQMVKYLHQRGVIVGRSGELFLIECDNGMKLKVKPQDLTPTTKPKAQPNQPKINAPKNSTGITLDLHGLRVEEALEKTDKFLSDCLLAGYDEVLIYHGIGSGILSRAIKEFLLAHPKVIRFEDAPPQMGGFGAKLIWL is encoded by the coding sequence GTGACTGATTTGATTCAAAAACTTGATCTCTCTGAATTTATCGCTTCTTTTAAAGATTTCTTTGCCCGACCCAAAGAAATCAGTCTACAAGGAGATGAAAATTTTTATATCACAATCCTTCAAGAACTAGAAAATTTCAGTCTCCCCCCTCTTCCTTCTCTTGCAAATCTTGATCACCCACTTATGCTTTTGCAAAAATTTGGGACGCTTAAATTAGACGAAATTGCATCTTTTGCAAAAATCATTGCCTACTTTTCGATGATTCAGAAATCAAGCCTTATCCCCAAAGATGGAGCTTTCAAGACTTGGCTTGAAAAAATCATCATTCCTCCTGCATTGCTTGAGATTTCATCATATTTTGATGAAGAGGGGCAAATCAAAGAAGGAACATTTGCAGAACTTGATGGGCTCAAATATAATCTTTCTCGAAACAAAAAAGAGATTTCTTATCAATTTTCACATCTCTTTTCGCTCGAAAAACTTTCCTCCTATCTTGTTGATCGACAAATTCACTATCTCAATGGAAATGAATGCCTTTTATTGAAGTCTGGTTTTAATCATGTGATTAAAGGAATGATTATTTCAAGATCTCAAAATGGATTTTTCTATCTCTGTCCTGAAAGCATCGTCAAGCTCAAAGAAAGAGAATCTCAAATCCAAGATGCCATTGAAGATCTTTTGTTTCAGATTTGTAAAACCATTAGTCAAAGCTTTCAAAAGCATCTTTCCTTTCTAAAATTTATCAACGCAAGTTTTGACACTCTTGACCATCTTCAAGCACGAAGCAATTTCGCCAAATCTAAAAATTTACAATTCCTCTTTCGCTCCCAAACCCAAGACTTGATTTTGAGCGATTATGCTCATCCAGCCCTCAAAAATCCTCAATTGCTCAACATCCGCTTCCAACGCAACCTTTTAATGATCACAGGGGTGAATGCTGGAGGAAAAACAATGCTCCTCAAATCCATCCTAAGTTGCGCATTTCTTAGTAAATACCTCATCCCTCAAAAAATCAATGCCCAAAAATCAAAAATTGGCTATTTTAAACATATTCAAGCCATTATTTCTGATCCTCAAAATAGCAAAAATGATATTTCGACATTTGCAGGCAGAATGCTTGAAATCTCAAAAATCCTCAATTCTGATTCAATGCTTTTGGCTATCGATGAAATTGAGCTAGGCACAGATTCTGATGAAGCCTCAAGTTTATATAAAACCATTCTTGAACACCTTCTTCTTAAAAATAACAAAATCATCATCACAACCCACCACAAAAGACTTGCCTCACTAATGGCCTCTCACCCTAAAGTTGAACTCTATGCCGCACTCTTTGATGAGAAAAATCAAACCCCTACTTTTGGCTTCTTGCAAGGAAGTATTGGAAAAAGTTATGCATTTGAAACAGCGATGCGCTATCACATCCCTCCAAGTCTCATCCAAAAAGCCAAAGAGCATTATGGGGATGACAAAGAAAAACTCAATATCCTTATTGAAAAATCTACACTTTTAGAGCTTGAATTGCATCAAAAAAACCAACAGCTTTCTAAAGAAATCCAAAAAACCCAAAGGATGCAAGAAGAACTTCAAGATCAAATCAAACACAACCAAAAAGAAGTCCAGCAAACCAAACAGAAACTTCAACAAACCTATGATGAAGCGCTCAAGATTCTCAAATCAGAGGCCAAAAATCTCTCTCAAATCCACCAAAATATGAACAAAGCCCATCAAGTCCTCAAATCTCACAATGATAAAACCTCAAAAGCCAAACCTCAATCCTTGAGCATTGGGCAAATGGTGAAATATCTCCATCAAAGAGGTGTAATTGTGGGTAGAAGTGGGGAGCTTTTCTTGATTGAATGTGACAATGGAATGAAACTCAAGGTTAAGCCTCAAGATCTCACTCCAACAACAAAACCAAAAGCCCAACCCAATCAGCCCAAAATCAATGCTCCCAAAAATTCAACAGGAATCACGCTTGACCTTCATGGCCTGCGTGTAGAAGAAGCCCTTGAAAAAACTGACAAATTCCTTTCAGATTGCCTTTTAGCAGGATATGATGAAGTTTTGATCTATCATGGAATTGGCTCAGGGATTCTCTCAAGAGCAATCAAAGAATTCTTGCTCGCTCATCCAAAAGTCATTCGCTTTGAAGATGCTCCACCTCAAATGGGAGGGTTTGGAGCAAAACTTATATGGCTTTAG
- a CDS encoding succinyldiaminopimelate transaminase: MLDSFQTYPFQKLSLLLEGIEPPSHNIIDLTIGEPQFETPIAIQQALIDHASLLRKYPKSSGEAQLKEAQLHFLEKRFGVSLNQTQIIPTFGTREVLFNFPHFFLSNLPHPVIAYPNPFYQVYEGGAIGAKADIILMDLNQENHFKPSLTPQQLQKVNLVILNSPNNPTGSTLALQELSQWVELALEYNFVILSDECYSEIYQDLPPPSILEACMQIGNKEFKNILALNSISKRSSAPGLRSGFIAGDSNILKPYNLYRTYIGCAIPLPLQEAAKVAWNLSSEQTRLIYAQNLQIAQEIFQDCSISPFTFYVWLAVKDDLKFTQKLFKEYGIKVLPGRFLGRNQAGEGFVRLALVYQTHTIAKALQKIKYALKTFKEEE; this comes from the coding sequence GTGCTAGATTCCTTTCAAACCTATCCTTTTCAGAAACTTTCCCTTTTATTAGAAGGGATTGAACCTCCTAGTCACAATATTATTGATCTCACAATAGGAGAGCCCCAATTTGAGACACCCATAGCTATCCAGCAGGCTCTCATAGATCACGCAAGCTTACTTAGAAAGTATCCAAAATCTTCAGGAGAAGCACAACTCAAAGAAGCACAACTCCATTTCCTTGAAAAACGCTTTGGAGTTTCTCTCAACCAAACCCAAATTATCCCTACTTTTGGAACAAGGGAAGTTTTATTTAATTTTCCTCACTTTTTTTTGAGCAATCTTCCTCATCCAGTCATCGCCTATCCTAATCCTTTTTATCAAGTATATGAAGGGGGAGCAATCGGAGCAAAAGCAGATATTATCCTTATGGATTTAAACCAAGAAAATCATTTCAAGCCCTCTCTTACCCCCCAACAACTTCAAAAAGTCAATCTTGTCATTCTTAATTCGCCCAACAATCCAACAGGAAGCACTCTCGCACTTCAAGAACTCAGTCAATGGGTTGAACTTGCCTTGGAATATAATTTTGTGATTCTAAGCGATGAATGCTATAGTGAAATTTATCAAGATCTCCCTCCGCCAAGCATTTTAGAGGCCTGTATGCAGATTGGAAATAAAGAATTTAAAAATATCCTTGCATTAAACTCAATTTCAAAAAGATCATCTGCTCCTGGATTGCGAAGTGGCTTCATTGCTGGAGATTCCAATATTCTAAAGCCCTACAACCTCTATCGCACTTATATTGGTTGTGCTATCCCGCTCCCACTACAAGAAGCTGCAAAAGTAGCTTGGAATCTCTCAAGCGAGCAAACGCGATTAATTTATGCACAAAACCTCCAAATCGCTCAAGAAATCTTTCAAGACTGTTCTATCTCGCCCTTTACTTTTTATGTTTGGCTCGCAGTCAAAGATGATCTTAAATTCACACAAAAACTCTTTAAAGAATATGGAATCAAGGTTTTACCTGGAAGGTTTCTAGGTCGCAATCAGGCTGGTGAAGGTTTTGTGCGATTGGCGCTTGTTTACCAAACACATACGATTGCCAAAGCATTGCAAAAAATCAAATACGCTCTTAAAACTTTTAAGGAGGAAGAATGA